A genomic segment from Polyangium mundeleinium encodes:
- a CDS encoding pirin family protein, with the protein MSRHLDADPECKGGDGGIDLVIEGRPRDLGGFVVRRVLPSMMRRLVGPFIFFDHMGPVAFPPGEGLSVRPHPHIALATITYLLEGAFVHRDSLGSEQTIRPGDVNWMVAGRGVVHSERTAPEVKASGGRMHGIQTWVALPQKDEEIEPRFEHHPKSTIPIVNRPGAVLHVIAGTAYGAKAPTGVLSPTLYTHARLEAGASLPVDEEHEERAVYVVDGSVACSGKTFTEGSMFVLRPGASVSLQALEASNVMLVGGARIDGERHIFWNFVSSSKERLDRAKTDWREQRFPKIPGDDVEFIPLPE; encoded by the coding sequence ATGAGCCGCCATCTCGACGCGGATCCGGAGTGCAAGGGTGGAGACGGCGGGATCGATCTCGTGATCGAAGGGCGCCCGCGGGACCTCGGGGGCTTCGTCGTGCGGCGGGTCCTGCCGTCGATGATGCGGCGGCTCGTGGGGCCGTTCATCTTTTTCGATCACATGGGCCCCGTGGCATTTCCGCCGGGCGAAGGGCTCAGCGTGAGGCCTCATCCGCACATCGCGCTGGCGACGATCACGTACCTGCTCGAAGGGGCGTTCGTGCACCGCGACAGCCTCGGCTCCGAGCAGACGATCCGGCCGGGCGACGTGAACTGGATGGTGGCGGGGCGCGGCGTGGTGCACTCGGAGCGCACGGCGCCCGAGGTGAAGGCGAGCGGCGGACGAATGCACGGGATCCAGACATGGGTCGCGCTGCCGCAGAAGGACGAGGAGATCGAGCCGCGCTTCGAGCATCACCCGAAGAGCACGATCCCGATCGTGAACCGCCCCGGCGCGGTGTTGCACGTCATCGCGGGGACCGCGTACGGCGCGAAGGCGCCGACGGGCGTCCTCTCGCCGACGCTCTACACCCACGCGCGGCTCGAAGCCGGCGCGAGTTTGCCCGTGGATGAGGAGCACGAGGAGCGCGCCGTCTACGTGGTCGACGGCAGCGTCGCGTGCAGCGGCAAGACGTTCACGGAGGGCTCGATGTTCGTGCTACGTCCGGGCGCGTCGGTGAGCCTCCAGGCGCTCGAAGCGTCGAACGTCATGCTCGTCGGCGGCGCGCGCATCGACGGCGAGCGGCACATCTTCTGGAACTTCGTTTCGAGCTCGAAGGAGCGCCTCGACCGCGCGAAGACGGACTGGCGCGAGCAACGTTTCCCGAAGATCCCGGGCGACGACGTCGAGTTCATCCCGCTGCCTGAATGA
- a CDS encoding sensor histidine kinase: MGRTLCPPDRRVRPLHDLARSLAGVILDAYFSDSRKRRAERNLHEEIRINETLQRIGAALAAELDLDKLVEKLTDEATALTDAQFGAFFYARQTGEPLTLYALAGIPRERFERIPLPRFPVLFTPMLKGERVVRVDDLHVDARYGNPPPHHGMPKGPLPVRSCLVVPVVSRCGKVLGALLFGHAEPRVFTERDERVVVGIAGQAAVAIDNARLYKASEGARRQAEEAHRQAEEARAQAEEARRQAEEANRLKDEFLSLVSHELRTPITAIRGWTQVLATRECDTETRLRALGAIDRNVRAQIRIIDDLLDVSHIITGKLGLAQRRMDLGDVVQAVLDVVRPAAQAKGIQLHVTPERPSIPVFGDPDRLRQILWNLLANAIKFTPRGGRVEVEIMRDEGLVHLTVRDTGKGISAGFLPYVFDRFRQADSSASRPQGGLGLGLAIVRHLVEMHGGTVKAESAGSDHGATFTVTLPLPQEAREAGHDGEAKTGDYRSEGSSRYAAAVEHVPRRT; the protein is encoded by the coding sequence ATGGGGAGGACCCTGTGCCCGCCGGACCGGCGGGTGCGACCGCTGCACGACCTCGCGAGGAGCCTCGCGGGGGTGATCCTGGACGCGTACTTTTCCGATAGCAGGAAGCGGCGCGCCGAGCGGAACCTGCACGAGGAGATCCGGATCAACGAGACGCTCCAGCGCATCGGCGCCGCGCTCGCGGCCGAGCTCGATCTCGACAAGCTCGTGGAAAAACTGACGGACGAGGCGACCGCGCTGACCGATGCGCAGTTCGGCGCCTTCTTTTATGCCAGGCAGACCGGAGAGCCCCTGACGCTCTACGCGCTCGCCGGCATCCCGCGCGAACGGTTCGAGCGCATCCCCCTTCCCCGCTTCCCCGTGCTGTTCACGCCCATGCTGAAGGGCGAGCGCGTGGTGCGTGTCGATGACCTTCACGTGGATGCCCGTTACGGGAACCCCCCGCCGCACCACGGGATGCCGAAGGGACCGCTGCCGGTCCGCAGTTGCCTCGTGGTCCCGGTGGTGTCGCGCTGCGGGAAGGTGCTCGGCGCCCTGCTCTTCGGGCACGCCGAGCCGCGCGTATTCACGGAGCGGGACGAGCGGGTCGTCGTCGGCATCGCCGGGCAGGCCGCCGTCGCGATCGACAACGCCCGGCTCTACAAGGCCTCCGAAGGCGCGCGGCGGCAAGCCGAAGAGGCGCACAGGCAGGCCGAGGAGGCGCGCGCGCAGGCCGAAGAGGCGCGCCGGCAAGCCGAGGAGGCGAACCGGCTGAAGGACGAGTTCTTGAGCCTGGTCTCGCACGAGCTGCGTACGCCGATCACCGCGATCAGGGGCTGGACGCAGGTCCTCGCGACGCGCGAGTGCGACACGGAGACGCGCCTGCGCGCGCTCGGCGCCATCGACAGGAACGTCCGGGCGCAGATCCGGATCATCGACGATCTGCTCGACGTCTCGCACATCATCACGGGCAAGCTCGGGCTCGCGCAGCGGCGCATGGATCTCGGGGACGTCGTGCAGGCGGTGCTCGACGTGGTTCGCCCCGCCGCGCAGGCGAAGGGCATCCAGCTCCACGTCACGCCCGAGCGCCCGTCCATTCCGGTCTTCGGGGACCCCGATCGGCTGCGGCAGATCCTCTGGAACCTGCTCGCGAACGCCATCAAATTCACGCCACGCGGCGGGCGCGTCGAGGTGGAGATCATGCGGGACGAGGGCCTCGTCCACCTGACCGTGCGGGACACCGGAAAGGGCATCAGCGCCGGGTTTCTCCCGTACGTGTTTGATCGTTTCCGGCAGGCCGACAGCTCGGCGTCGAGGCCGCAGGGCGGGCTCGGGCTCGGGCTCGCCATCGTACGCCACCTCGTGGAGATGCACGGGGGCACGGTGAAGGCCGAGAGCGCGGGCAGCGATCACGGGGCGACGTTCACGGTCACCTTGCCGCTGCCGCAGGAGGCGCGGGAGGCTGGCCACGACGGCGAGGCGAAGACAGGCGACTATCGCAGCGAAGGTTCGTCGAGGTATGCTGCCGCCGTGGAACACGTACCGAGGAGAACCTGA
- a CDS encoding LodA/GoxA family CTQ-dependent oxidase, whose translation MVAPVLESPSLLDQPPNTAPTEGALAPLVPPDEAALAAGPTSRRNFLAGGIAAAATLFGRDALALVGGDDVPVYRIHPAIGIARVGNAPPDTFFIGPEIPGQPPLGDAPGTAVPNYKVDGKIKPQAVRFRIFEYRWINGVLTLIQEVNLSTPGILDITWTAHLANKKASFHKFYGMAGEKGPPGPLRNASVEDRRSLEIDFGPRSINGAAAGPVRFRTGTSGDPSQESCPLDVNGEPVIKYLGQLRTDDEGRLIVIGGRGRARYNTAEPPLMPSYANNDGWFDDISDGPVTAVVTIQDSNGTIREVPVDAAGGAWVLVAPPDFAPNVTSAVTLYDLLYDMAVRELPIPLDNALYDPGGPLARLRQLASDFQPDGPVEFPNFLPDFTTEVRPLFARGGGYRWVIESAGDTSHAPLFGPNVGDPDPQYAAMRKGFFGAMREPNGAPNAKGKGTMPILLGDDPYNSDAPKYEKWLTVTRTQFGLLRNWANGQFVPGPVAVAPEGITAHGLDRAQLECASGGAFFPGIEVGWQIRNASIFIEPFRIDHQAMSAYWGEEAPIGPGHFSRQMALPWHADFTDCAAEGAKGWWPSVRPDHVLTAPGSTTREDWARPTKKFKSGKKKVQHEDMVDNWFKFGFVVRQPDKTQIETERAEHIP comes from the coding sequence ATGGTCGCCCCAGTCCTCGAATCTCCCTCGCTCCTGGACCAGCCTCCAAACACCGCGCCGACCGAAGGCGCCCTCGCTCCCCTCGTCCCCCCCGACGAGGCCGCGCTCGCCGCGGGTCCGACGAGCCGCCGCAACTTCCTCGCCGGCGGCATCGCCGCGGCCGCCACGCTCTTCGGGCGGGACGCCCTCGCCCTCGTCGGCGGCGACGACGTGCCGGTCTACCGGATTCACCCGGCCATCGGGATCGCCCGGGTCGGCAACGCCCCGCCGGACACCTTCTTCATCGGCCCCGAGATCCCCGGCCAGCCGCCGCTCGGCGACGCGCCCGGCACCGCCGTGCCGAACTACAAGGTCGACGGCAAGATCAAACCCCAGGCCGTTCGGTTCCGCATCTTCGAGTATCGCTGGATCAACGGCGTGTTGACGCTGATCCAGGAGGTCAACCTCAGCACGCCCGGCATCCTCGATATCACCTGGACCGCGCACCTCGCCAACAAGAAGGCGTCGTTCCACAAGTTCTACGGGATGGCCGGCGAGAAAGGTCCGCCCGGGCCGCTGCGGAATGCGTCGGTCGAGGATCGGCGCTCGCTCGAGATCGATTTCGGCCCGCGCTCGATCAACGGCGCCGCCGCGGGCCCCGTCCGGTTCCGCACGGGGACGAGCGGCGATCCCAGCCAGGAGTCGTGCCCGCTCGACGTGAACGGCGAGCCCGTCATCAAATACCTCGGCCAGCTCCGCACCGACGACGAGGGGCGGCTCATCGTGATCGGCGGCAGGGGCCGCGCCCGCTACAACACCGCCGAGCCCCCGCTGATGCCCTCGTACGCGAACAACGACGGCTGGTTCGACGATATCTCCGACGGCCCGGTGACGGCCGTGGTCACGATTCAGGACAGCAATGGCACCATCCGGGAGGTCCCCGTCGACGCGGCCGGCGGCGCGTGGGTGCTCGTCGCCCCGCCCGATTTCGCGCCGAACGTCACGAGCGCGGTCACGCTCTACGACCTGCTCTACGACATGGCCGTGCGCGAGCTGCCCATCCCGCTCGACAACGCGCTCTACGATCCGGGCGGGCCGCTCGCCCGGCTGCGGCAACTCGCGTCCGATTTCCAGCCCGACGGGCCCGTGGAGTTCCCCAACTTCTTGCCCGATTTCACCACCGAGGTCCGGCCGCTGTTCGCGCGCGGCGGCGGCTATCGCTGGGTCATCGAGTCGGCGGGCGATACGTCGCACGCGCCCCTCTTCGGCCCGAACGTGGGGGATCCCGATCCGCAATACGCCGCCATGCGAAAAGGCTTCTTCGGGGCCATGCGCGAGCCGAACGGGGCGCCGAACGCCAAAGGCAAAGGGACGATGCCGATCTTGCTCGGCGACGACCCCTACAACAGCGACGCGCCCAAGTACGAGAAATGGCTGACGGTCACGCGGACGCAGTTCGGGCTCCTGCGCAACTGGGCGAACGGGCAGTTCGTCCCGGGTCCCGTCGCGGTCGCGCCGGAGGGGATCACGGCGCACGGGCTCGATCGCGCCCAGCTCGAATGCGCCTCGGGCGGCGCGTTTTTCCCAGGGATCGAGGTGGGCTGGCAAATTCGCAATGCCTCGATCTTCATCGAGCCCTTCCGGATCGACCACCAGGCGATGAGCGCTTACTGGGGCGAGGAGGCGCCCATCGGCCCGGGGCATTTCTCGCGGCAGATGGCGCTCCCGTGGCACGCCGATTTCACGGACTGCGCCGCCGAGGGCGCGAAGGGATGGTGGCCGTCCGTGCGGCCGGACCACGTCCTCACGGCGCCCGGATCCACGACGCGCGAGGACTGGGCCCGGCCGACCAAGAAGTTCAAGTCCGGCAAGAAAAAGGTCCAGCACGAGGACATGGTCGACAACTGGTTCAAGTTCGGGTTCGTCGTACGGCAGCCGGACAAGACGCAGATCGAGACCGAGCGCGCCGAGCACATCCCCTGA
- a CDS encoding acyl-CoA dehydrogenase family protein: MANFFRDNEDLRFYVERWIDWEPIARATEHDFRSEGGPQNLGEALDLYRDILDMIGTFAAEEIAPHAAELDREGVIFQDGEASFPPRLASIFEKIRSMELHGLCLPRELGGTNAPAMLYFIGTEVLGRADVSVMAHHGFHGGIALAMLMFSMREGTSEIDPETGRILRTRFRSYIDEIVRGEAWGCMDITEPDAGSDMARLRTRAEQDAEGNWFVTGQKIFITSGHGKYHFVIARTEEPQDEADPFAGLGGLSMFLVPTYEDLPDGTRKRIVTLDRVEEKLGHHASVTAALSFDRAPAHLVGKRGEGFQYMLTMMNNARIGVGFETLGLCEAALAIARGYAAERHSMGKPIERHEMIADYLDEMRTDIQGIRALAMHGGVHEELAQKKSLRLQFGQLSEIERARLGREIARHKREARRVTPLVKYLGAEKSVEMARRAVQIHGGVGYTKDYGAEKLLRDATVMPIYEGTSQIQSLMAMKDALAGILKRPAAFLRRGAEARVRSVSARDPLERKLARVQVLSHAAQQHLVVRTAGDKLGDALRSPVGSWSTKLLGSWDPKRDFSYAMLHAERLTRLLADEAIGELLFKQAEKHPDRREVLERHLERAEIRARHLADAITTTGDRLLASLSRADEAKPAAAE, translated from the coding sequence ATGGCGAACTTCTTCCGAGACAACGAGGACCTCCGCTTCTACGTCGAGCGCTGGATCGACTGGGAGCCCATCGCGCGCGCCACCGAGCACGACTTCCGGAGCGAAGGTGGTCCGCAGAACCTCGGCGAGGCCCTCGACCTCTACCGCGACATCCTCGACATGATCGGCACCTTCGCCGCCGAGGAGATCGCGCCGCACGCCGCAGAGCTCGACCGGGAGGGCGTGATCTTCCAGGACGGCGAGGCCTCGTTCCCGCCGCGGCTCGCGTCGATCTTCGAGAAGATCCGCAGCATGGAGCTCCACGGCCTGTGCCTGCCGCGCGAGCTCGGTGGGACGAACGCGCCGGCGATGCTTTATTTCATCGGCACCGAGGTCCTCGGCCGCGCCGACGTCTCGGTGATGGCGCACCACGGCTTCCACGGCGGCATCGCGCTGGCGATGCTGATGTTCTCGATGCGCGAGGGCACGAGCGAGATCGATCCGGAGACGGGCCGGATCCTCCGGACGCGCTTCCGCTCGTACATCGACGAGATCGTCCGCGGCGAGGCCTGGGGCTGCATGGATATCACCGAGCCCGACGCCGGCAGCGACATGGCGCGGCTCCGCACGCGCGCCGAGCAGGACGCCGAAGGAAACTGGTTCGTCACAGGGCAAAAAATCTTCATCACGTCGGGCCACGGGAAATACCATTTCGTCATCGCGCGGACCGAGGAGCCGCAGGACGAAGCCGACCCGTTCGCGGGCCTCGGGGGCCTCTCCATGTTCCTCGTCCCGACGTACGAGGACCTCCCGGACGGCACGCGGAAGCGGATCGTGACGCTCGATCGCGTCGAGGAGAAGCTCGGCCATCACGCGTCCGTGACCGCGGCGCTCTCGTTCGATCGCGCCCCCGCGCACCTCGTCGGCAAGCGCGGCGAGGGGTTTCAATACATGCTGACGATGATGAACAACGCCCGCATCGGCGTGGGGTTCGAGACCCTGGGCCTCTGCGAGGCGGCGCTCGCGATCGCGCGCGGCTATGCGGCCGAGCGGCACTCCATGGGCAAACCCATCGAGCGGCACGAGATGATCGCCGACTATCTCGACGAGATGCGCACGGACATCCAGGGCATTCGCGCGCTCGCGATGCACGGCGGCGTGCACGAGGAGCTCGCGCAAAAGAAATCGCTGCGCCTCCAGTTCGGCCAGCTCTCGGAGATCGAGCGCGCCCGGCTGGGACGCGAAATCGCACGGCACAAGCGCGAGGCGCGGCGGGTGACACCGCTCGTAAAATACCTCGGCGCGGAGAAGTCCGTGGAGATGGCGCGGCGCGCGGTGCAGATTCACGGCGGCGTGGGGTATACGAAGGACTATGGCGCGGAGAAGCTTTTGCGGGACGCGACCGTGATGCCCATCTACGAGGGTACGAGCCAGATCCAGTCGCTCATGGCCATGAAGGACGCGCTCGCCGGCATCCTGAAGCGCCCGGCCGCCTTCCTGCGCCGGGGCGCCGAGGCGCGCGTGCGGAGCGTGTCGGCGCGTGATCCGCTGGAGCGCAAGCTCGCGCGCGTGCAGGTGCTCTCGCACGCGGCGCAGCAGCACCTCGTCGTGCGGACGGCGGGCGACAAGCTCGGCGACGCGCTGCGCTCGCCCGTCGGGTCGTGGTCGACGAAGCTCCTCGGGAGCTGGGATCCGAAGCGCGACTTTTCCTATGCGATGCTGCACGCCGAGCGGCTCACGCGCCTGCTCGCCGACGAGGCCATCGGGGAGCTTTTGTTCAAGCAAGCCGAGAAGCACCCCGATCGACGGGAGGTCCTCGAACGGCACCTCGAACGCGCCGAGATCCGCGCGCGGCACCTCGCGGACGCCATCACGACCACCGGGGATCGACTGCTCGCCTCGCTCTCCAGGGCGGACGAGGCGAAGCCCGCGGCCGCGGAATGA
- a CDS encoding monooxygenase, with protein MTNRRLRAGVVLIPILLWACGGGSATPGGEGGAGGSGGGNGGMGGGPDLPCDVAEIVAENCQICHGAPPKYGAPMALVTAADFHMGAQSDPSKKVHELVGTRIHDAARPMPPKGLLDPASQGVLDAWIAAGAPGASGESCSGTGGAGGGGGSDPACTPDVLLRPKTAWTLPKLTEDAYVCFGADAVVQSKRHITAIAPAVDNDVIVHHMLLYEVPTAYGTTPKPCGAGDSGGGRLVSVWAPGAQALVLPAAAGLPIEGTGHYMIQMHYSNLMHLDGQTDQSGFDLCTTTDLRPNDADILAFGTTQINIPAHNTLDLSCNLTVPAGFPKLNTFAIGPHMHKLGTIISAQHKKGSGGAVELTHREPWSFDDQYWDMTSTTINPGDTITTRCVWQNPSNSNVTFGEDTSSEMCFVFAAYYPRVQVPNWHWGLPAVSSECQAAP; from the coding sequence ATGACGAACAGACGATTGCGAGCGGGTGTGGTCCTCATTCCGATCCTGCTTTGGGCCTGCGGCGGCGGCTCGGCGACGCCGGGCGGCGAAGGCGGAGCGGGCGGGAGCGGCGGCGGGAACGGCGGCATGGGCGGCGGCCCGGACTTGCCGTGCGACGTGGCCGAGATCGTGGCCGAGAATTGCCAGATCTGCCACGGGGCCCCGCCCAAATACGGGGCGCCGATGGCCCTCGTGACGGCGGCCGATTTCCACATGGGAGCGCAGAGTGATCCTTCGAAAAAGGTCCACGAGCTCGTGGGCACACGCATCCACGACGCGGCCCGGCCCATGCCGCCGAAGGGCCTGCTCGATCCGGCCTCGCAGGGCGTGCTTGATGCGTGGATCGCGGCCGGGGCGCCCGGGGCCTCGGGCGAGTCGTGCTCGGGCACGGGCGGCGCGGGGGGAGGCGGCGGCTCGGACCCCGCGTGCACGCCCGATGTCTTGCTCCGGCCGAAGACCGCGTGGACCCTGCCGAAGCTCACGGAAGACGCGTACGTGTGTTTCGGCGCCGATGCCGTCGTGCAATCGAAGCGGCACATCACCGCGATCGCGCCGGCCGTCGACAACGACGTCATCGTTCATCACATGCTCTTGTACGAGGTGCCGACGGCGTACGGCACGACGCCGAAGCCGTGCGGCGCGGGCGATTCGGGGGGCGGGCGCCTCGTGAGCGTGTGGGCACCTGGCGCGCAGGCGCTCGTCTTGCCGGCCGCGGCGGGCCTGCCGATCGAGGGCACGGGCCATTACATGATCCAGATGCACTACTCGAACCTGATGCATCTCGACGGCCAGACGGATCAGAGCGGGTTCGACCTGTGCACGACGACGGACTTGCGCCCGAACGACGCGGACATCCTCGCGTTCGGCACGACGCAGATCAACATCCCGGCGCACAACACCCTCGACCTGAGCTGCAACCTCACGGTCCCGGCGGGCTTCCCGAAGCTCAACACGTTCGCGATCGGCCCGCACATGCACAAACTCGGCACGATCATCTCGGCCCAGCACAAGAAGGGCAGCGGTGGCGCCGTCGAGCTGACGCACCGCGAGCCGTGGAGCTTCGACGACCAATATTGGGACATGACGAGCACGACCATCAATCCCGGCGACACCATCACCACGCGCTGCGTCTGGCAAAACCCGAGCAATTCGAACGTGACCTTCGGCGAGGACACGTCGAGCGAGATGTGCTTCGTCTTCGCCGCGTATTACCCGCGTGTCCAGGTCCCGAACTGGCACTGGGGACTGCCGGCGGTCAGCTCGGAATGCCAGGCCGCGCCCTGA